One genomic region from Mycoplasmopsis meleagridis encodes:
- a CDS encoding LacI family DNA-binding transcriptional regulator: MHKLNYKDISKLTGLSLSSISRYYNGGYISDKKREVIESILLKHDIHYESSKQNPVKSLQNSIFVVMPKDCNENMNEIIQGLSFSAKKRGKNLICIYSTNNQASLIKKISKLTRNNFYALVVFDDHIDETKLKEAIFQYKSSNKIFLFNYRSKLANSLEIDYTRAFHQLIILSLEKFNGYPNKIAYIEDVNLVKKEKTQKRNGFISGVETNKTTGQIYRLDPYNKEHINDAVNRLKINDYRLIICSSHNAYLALMATNKLNDIPITDIGKPEILDNFAKYSFKILEDWFYLGIQIDRMIISRTSKEGKNDLLDLQYVPKIIKNDQIN; encoded by the coding sequence ATGCATAAGCTTAATTATAAAGATATTTCTAAATTGACAGGTCTTTCTCTTAGCTCGATAAGTAGATATTATAACGGCGGTTATATTAGTGATAAAAAAAGAGAAGTAATTGAAAGCATTTTACTTAAACATGATATACATTATGAATCAAGTAAACAAAACCCTGTTAAAAGTTTACAAAACTCAATTTTTGTTGTTATGCCTAAAGATTGTAACGAAAACATGAACGAAATCATTCAAGGACTTAGTTTTTCTGCAAAAAAAAGAGGAAAAAATTTAATTTGCATATATAGTACGAATAATCAAGCCTCTCTTATTAAAAAAATCTCCAAGTTAACAAGAAATAATTTTTATGCACTTGTTGTTTTTGATGATCACATTGATGAAACAAAACTTAAAGAAGCAATTTTTCAATATAAATCATCAAATAAAATATTTTTGTTTAATTATCGTAGCAAACTAGCTAATTCGCTTGAAATTGATTATACTAGAGCCTTTCATCAATTGATTATTTTATCGCTTGAAAAATTTAATGGTTATCCTAATAAAATAGCTTACATTGAAGATGTTAATCTTGTAAAGAAAGAAAAAACGCAAAAGAGAAATGGTTTTATAAGTGGAGTCGAAACAAATAAAACAACTGGTCAAATTTATCGTTTAGATCCTTATAACAAGGAACATATTAATGATGCAGTAAATAGATTAAAAATTAACGATTATCGTTTAATAATTTGTTCGTCTCATAACGCTTATTTAGCATTAATGGCTACAAATAAACTTAACGATATACCTATAACTGATATAGGTAAACCTGAAATACTTGATAATTTTGCTAAATATTCTTTTAAGATTTTAGAAGATTGATTCTATTTAGGAATACAAATAGATAGAATGATTATTTCTAGAACTTCTAAAGAAGGCAAAAATGATTTATTAGACCTACAATATGTACCTAAAATAATAAAAAATGATCAAATTAATTAA